The Klebsiella electrica genome contains the following window.
GGGCGGTACCGGCATACTGGCCAGCAGGCGCGGCAGTTCAGGCGCCGTCGTGTGGAGGGCAAGACCGGTGATAATCAGGTTTCTCAGCAGATCCCCACGCAGACGGGATGACGCTTCCGTCAGCACACTTTCCACCCGTTCCCCACTCCGGCCATTCTGAAGCGTCAGGGTGTAACGCCGGCGCTGGTATTCCGTCTCCGGTGACACGGGCAGAGCAGCCCCACCATTTTCGGGCTCATCCGGAAGGCCGGTGAGTGAGGACCAGGTTCCGGAGACCAGGGCCATCACGGCGCAAAGGCGGACAGCGCTTAGCTGCCCGGCAAAGAACACCGGGATCAGCGCCGGTAAACGGGCATCCACCTGGTATACCACCGCCCCGGCGGTGGCGGCGGTACGGATGAACTCACCGCGCAGGGGCTGTGAGATGGTGCTGATGGTTGCCATCGCCGCGATGTCGGTGCGATCGTCGCTGTGCAGATAGAAAGAATACTGGCCGTCCGGCACGTTTAGTCCTCTTTATTGTAAAGGGCAATCTCCCTGGCCAGCGCCATCTGCGGATCGCCTATAACCTCGATACGGTCAGGAGCCAGAGGCCAGGCCTGACGGATAGCTTCTTCTATGAGGGAAGCCCCTCCCCCGACCAGGAATACCCGGTTAACGTTCCTGAAGGCCGTCAGCTCACTGGTGACACGCGCCCCCAGGGAAGTGATCGCCTCTGTTATTTTGTTCCGAACCTCGTCGATTTTACCGGCATCGTTGATCACACGCTGCAGATACTGACGATCATTGCGGTTGCGGATGACAGTGTCAGCGATGAGGGCGCTGGTTTCGCTGTCTGCCGCACGCAGCGCGCCTGCAGCTGCGCGGGTGACCTGTGACACGCCGACAGACGGATTACCGTGCACCGCACTGATATCATCAAACTGGCCGACAATCACACCGGCATCGAGCGTGGTACCACCGAGATCGATAATCAGGGTGGTCTCAGCGGGGCCGGGTTTCAGCTCCGCGAGACGGGAGAACGCTGCCGGTAGTGATTCCGGCATCACCTTCACGTCCGTTACGGTAAATGCCCTGCCCTTATTCAGAACCAGCTCACGCATCAGGTTTTCCCGTTTGCGTCGTATGTTCTCCTCGTTCCGCTGGCAGTCCCCGTCGTAATACTCACTCAGGGGCAGCGTCACGGTCAGGCTCACCGGCTGCGGCTCCAGTCCGCTGTTCAGCAGCGCATGATGCACGGCCAGCAGGTTGAGATCACCGTACTGATATTCCACGTTTGTTGTCGGGATGGCATCCCGACTGACGCTGTCCCAGGTGTATTTCAGCGTCCCCACCTGATAGTTGAACGTTGCCGCACTGAATTCCGCCACTTTCCAGCCATGCCGGAAGGAGTTCGCAGAAACCCGGGTCTGAAGCTCATCGCCTTCAAACCATGCCAGCTTAACATTAGTTGAACCATCATCGCAGTAAATATTCATCAATATGCTCCGTTAGTTACACTCAATTTGATACCAATTATAAGAGCAAAATGAAAAAAACAAAGTAACATTTCTCAATATGAGCAATATAAAAATATCAAAATGATTAATATAAGCATTTTGAACACCTTTATTTACTCAAAATGTTCTTAAGGCAGGCGATCTGGATTATCGTCACGCTGTTAAATATGTCGCGGTAGGGATACCCGTTACCGGATACCCCCCGCACAGATCCCGGCGTGCGCGATTTACGCACCGGGCTCCTGCCTCGGGTGTCTGGCGGTGAACCGCTCCACAGGCCATGGATGAAGAACCCGAACCCCTGGTAGCCATGCGGCTGCCAGTTTGTTTGCTTTCGTCCAGGTCGTATCATCCTTCTGGCTCCTGCGCCTGAGCGCCCGGCGCCAGAGGTTTGTTACGTGT
Protein-coding sequences here:
- a CDS encoding plasmid partitioning/stability family protein, with the translated sequence MPDGQYSFYLHSDDRTDIAAMATISTISQPLRGEFIRTAATAGAVVYQVDARLPALIPVFFAGQLSAVRLCAVMALVSGTWSSLTGLPDEPENGGAALPVSPETEYQRRRYTLTLQNGRSGERVESVLTEASSRLRGDLLRNLIITGLALHTTAPELPRLLASMPVPPTSVSELQALVQQMAGTADVNRAAAAVPDTPAASAAPVSGSDTREIKKNMRRAFGD
- the parM gene encoding plasmid segregation protein ParM domain-containing protein; the protein is MNIYCDDGSTNVKLAWFEGDELQTRVSANSFRHGWKVAEFSAATFNYQVGTLKYTWDSVSRDAIPTTNVEYQYGDLNLLAVHHALLNSGLEPQPVSLTVTLPLSEYYDGDCQRNEENIRRKRENLMRELVLNKGRAFTVTDVKVMPESLPAAFSRLAELKPGPAETTLIIDLGGTTLDAGVIVGQFDDISAVHGNPSVGVSQVTRAAAGALRAADSETSALIADTVIRNRNDRQYLQRVINDAGKIDEVRNKITEAITSLGARVTSELTAFRNVNRVFLVGGGASLIEEAIRQAWPLAPDRIEVIGDPQMALAREIALYNKED